A single genomic interval of Lathyrus oleraceus cultivar Zhongwan6 chromosome 7, CAAS_Psat_ZW6_1.0, whole genome shotgun sequence harbors:
- the LOC127106747 gene encoding transcription factor MYB13: MARTPFCDKSGMRKGTWTAEEDRKLIAYVTRYGCWNWRQLPKFAGLSRCGKSCRLRWLNYLRPNIKRGNFIQQEEELIIRMHNQLGNRWSVIAAELPGRTDNEVKNHWHTSLKKRVQHMNTVSNEKTIATKSPASSQISDITGPLSPFSSSNNVSSTSEDDFGFLDAFIESMDESFWLDDLSNTPSGIVQNNIHDTTSNDGILVSHNHSSNESFALDNNFSGFLDAYTESTVDSFWTHPYEGDMSHVPSQLLAPLPMESEYFSIVYDEDIWN, translated from the exons ATGGCGAGAACACCTTTTTGTGACAAAAGTGGAATGAGGAAAGGGACTTGGACAGCTGAGGAAGATAGGAAACTAATTGCTTATGTAACTAGATATGGTTGCTGGAATTGGCGGCAACTTCCTAAGTTTGCAG GTCTTTCAAGGTGTGGGAAGAGTTGTAGGTTGAGGTGGTTGAATTATCTAAGGCCTAATATCAAAAGAGGAAACTTCATTCAACAAGAAGAGGAATTGATTATCAGAATGCATAACCAACTGGGAAATAGATGGTCGGTCATTGCGGCTGAATTACCTGGAAGAACCGATAACGAAGTAAAGAACCATTGGCATACTTCACTTAAGAAGAGAGTTCAACATATGAACACGGTCTCAAATGAAAAAACCATAGCCACCAAATCTCCAGCTAGTTCCCAAATCTCAGACATCACAGGCCCATTATCTCCATTTTCATCATCCAATAATGTATCTTCCACATCTGAAGATGATTTTGGTTTTCTAGATGCGTTTATAGAATCCATGGATGAAAGTTTTTGGCTGGATGATCTTTCAAACACACCAAGTGGAATAGTGCAAAACAATATTCATGATACAACCTCTAATGATGGTATTTTAGTGTCTCACAATCATTCGTCCAATGAAAGTTTTGCTCTTGATAATAACTTTAGCGGCTTTCTAGATGCGTACACAGAATCTACTGTTGATAGTTTTTGGACGCACCCATATGAAGGTGACATGTCACATGTTCCAAGCCAACTTCTGGCACCTTTGCCGATGGAATCTGAATATTTTTCAATAGTATATGATGAAGATATATGGAATTGA